A region from the Pelobates fuscus isolate aPelFus1 chromosome 1, aPelFus1.pri, whole genome shotgun sequence genome encodes:
- the ARL11 gene encoding ADP-ribosylation factor-like protein 11 translates to MGGQNSKPLHKKQARVVMMGLDFSGKSTILYKLKMNQTMETFPTVGFNVESLEMAKNVSVTIWDVGGQDKLRSNWKEYLEDTDALIFVVDSTDVPRLPDAAAELVTVLNNENMLGVPFLILANKHDLPGALSANELTQFLKLENYDDRAFEILHCSAYTGEGLSEAMNAVARLLKRP, encoded by the coding sequence ATGGGAGGTCAAAATTCTAAACCTTTGCATAAAAAGCAAGCTCGGGTTGTGATGATGGGACTGGACTTTTCTGGAAAATCAACAATTCTATATAAACTTAAAATGAATCAAACTATGGAGACCTTTCCGACTGTTGGATTCAATGTGGAGTCCCTAGAAATGGCTAAAAATGTTTCTGTAACTATTTGGGATGTTGGTGGTCAAGATAAACTCAGGTCGAATTGGAAGGAGTATCTAGAAGACACGGATGCCTTGATATTTGTGGTTGACAGCACTGATGTACCCAGACTACCAGATGCTGCAGCGGAACTTGTGACTGTTTTAAACAATGAGAACATGTTAGGGGTTCCGTTCTTAATTTTGGCCAACAAGCATGACCTACCTGGAGCTTTGTCTGCGAATGAACTGACACAATTTTTAAAGCTGGAAAACTATGATGACAGAGCATTTGAGATTCTCCATTGCAGTGCATACACTGGAGAAGGATTGTCTGAAGCCATGAACGCGGTGGCTCGGCTACTGAAAAGGCCTTGA